Proteins from a genomic interval of Bifidobacterium longum subsp. infantis ATCC 15697 = JCM 1222 = DSM 20088:
- a CDS encoding ABC transporter substrate-binding protein, with translation MRRQTMVKAGAVVCAVALLGSLSACGGSKKPTTTADGKPIVTVLVKKNANQEKMADMQWAKDLEADCDCKIEWQEVTREAWGQQKNATLASGDIADVNLNGYGAVDAYQYPGMLEDLSKDLDKLPNVKAFFKQKPEAEKFSADTKGKIYSIATGRGKSYSGTGQHMLINKAWLDKLGLQVPTTWDELENVLKAFKTQDPNGNGQADEIPMNIKKLESSYYTWYSPMLLLNSTGISTGFNMSAASETGFYAKNGVVKSFMTSDEYKQVIKYYHKLISEGLIPADWATKDDDAYNADQISDGQTAKTGVVFGWSPSDNFGKLKDQYIAMPVPSAPGVSPDQTVWDGSSSELSVAGLSISAHAANKDAALKLANLLYSEKYSVQQFLGSFGQTLTKTGEHEYTVDNDKLSQLTGDNQYPGLSELLVGWIPDEVTIKGDSHADELIEVNKVYEEQRSNFDPVKDYIPDYVNMDSADAAKLNTSNAEIFNTVMQKTATWMSKGGIDEEWDAYCKQLDSLGLQDNIKIWQKWYDLCVK, from the coding sequence ATGAGAAGACAAACTATGGTGAAGGCGGGTGCCGTTGTGTGTGCCGTGGCCTTGTTGGGGTCGCTGTCTGCGTGTGGGGGCAGCAAGAAGCCGACCACGACGGCTGACGGCAAGCCGATTGTGACGGTTCTGGTCAAGAAGAACGCCAATCAGGAAAAGATGGCTGATATGCAGTGGGCCAAGGACCTGGAGGCCGACTGCGATTGCAAGATCGAGTGGCAGGAAGTGACTCGAGAAGCTTGGGGGCAGCAGAAGAACGCCACCTTGGCCTCTGGAGATATCGCGGACGTGAACCTGAATGGATACGGTGCCGTTGATGCTTACCAATATCCCGGTATGCTCGAGGATCTGAGCAAGGATCTTGACAAGCTGCCAAACGTCAAGGCATTCTTTAAGCAGAAGCCGGAAGCTGAAAAATTCTCTGCTGATACCAAGGGAAAGATTTATTCGATAGCTACAGGGCGCGGCAAGTCCTATTCCGGCACGGGCCAGCACATGCTGATCAACAAGGCCTGGCTCGACAAGCTGGGTCTGCAGGTGCCGACCACGTGGGACGAGCTGGAGAACGTGCTCAAGGCGTTCAAGACCCAGGACCCGAACGGCAACGGCCAGGCCGACGAGATCCCGATGAACATTAAGAAGCTCGAAAGCAGCTACTACACCTGGTATAGCCCGATGCTGCTGCTCAACTCCACCGGTATTTCGACCGGATTTAATATGAGCGCGGCGTCCGAAACCGGCTTCTACGCCAAGAACGGCGTGGTCAAGAGCTTCATGACCTCCGACGAATACAAGCAGGTCATCAAGTACTACCACAAGCTCATCTCCGAGGGCCTGATCCCCGCCGACTGGGCCACCAAGGACGATGACGCCTACAACGCGGACCAAATTAGTGATGGTCAGACCGCGAAGACCGGCGTGGTGTTCGGTTGGTCTCCATCCGACAATTTCGGCAAGCTCAAGGACCAGTACATCGCCATGCCGGTGCCGTCTGCCCCGGGCGTCTCGCCGGACCAGACCGTGTGGGACGGCTCCTCCAGTGAGCTGTCTGTTGCCGGACTGTCGATTTCCGCGCATGCCGCGAACAAGGACGCTGCGCTGAAGCTGGCCAACCTGCTCTACTCCGAGAAGTACTCCGTGCAGCAGTTCCTCGGTTCGTTTGGGCAGACCTTGACCAAGACCGGTGAGCACGAGTACACCGTGGATAACGACAAGTTGAGCCAATTGACCGGTGATAACCAGTATCCTGGCCTATCGGAATTGCTGGTGGGCTGGATTCCTGATGAAGTCACCATCAAAGGCGATAGTCACGCCGATGAGCTGATTGAAGTGAACAAGGTGTACGAGGAGCAGCGCAGCAACTTCGATCCCGTCAAGGACTATATTCCCGACTACGTCAATATGGATTCGGCTGATGCGGCAAAGTTGAATACAAGCAATGCTGAGATTTTCAATACCGTCATGCAGAAGACTGCCACTTGGATGTCCAAGGGTGGTATTGACGAGGAGTGGGATGCGTATTGCAAGCAGCTCGACAGCCTTGGCCTTCAGGATAACATCAAGATTTGGCAGAAGTGGTACGACCTTT
- a CDS encoding ABC transporter substrate-binding protein: protein MRNVAMKVGAAVCAVALLGSLSACGNKKSTTTADGKPIVTVLVKKNANQDKIANMQWAKDLEADCDCKIEWQEVTREAWSQQKNATLASGDIADVNLNGFNSLDAYQYSGMFEDLGKSLDKLPNIKAFFKEKPEAKKFSTDSKGRVYAIATARGKSYSGTGQHMLINKAWLDKLGLQVPTTWDELENVLMAFKTQDPNGNGQADEIPMNIQKLGSGFSWYSPMLLLNSTGIPTGFNKGVSTSGYYVKNGVVKSFLTSDEYKEVVKYYHKLISEGLIPADWATKDDDAYNANQISDGQIAKTGVVFGWSPTDNFGKLKDQYIAMPAPSAPGVSPDETVWDGSSSELAPAGLTISAHAANKDAALKLANLLYSEKYSVQQFLGSFGQTLTKTGEHKYTVDSAKLDKLTKDNLYPGLSELLVGWIPNEVIIKGDTHADELIEVNKVYEEQRSHFDPVKDYIPDYVNMDNMDPSDSAKLSTSNAEINNTVMQKTAAWMSKGGIDEEWDAYCKQLDSIGLQDNIKIWQKWYDTYTK from the coding sequence ATGAGGAATGTCGCGATGAAGGTGGGTGCTGCGGTATGCGCCGTGGCCTTGCTGGGTTCGCTGTCTGCGTGTGGCAATAAGAAGTCGACCACGACGGCTGACGGCAAGCCGATTGTGACGGTTCTGGTCAAGAAGAACGCCAATCAGGACAAGATCGCCAATATGCAGTGGGCCAAGGACTTGGAGGCCGACTGCGATTGCAAGATCGAGTGGCAGGAAGTGACTCGAGAAGCTTGGTCACAGCAGAAGAACGCCACCTTGGCCTCTGGGGATATCGCGGACGTGAACCTTAACGGATTTAATTCCCTTGACGCCTATCAGTATTCGGGAATGTTTGAGGATCTAGGCAAGAGTCTCGACAAGTTGCCAAATATCAAGGCATTCTTTAAGGAGAAGCCGGAAGCTAAGAAATTCTCGACTGATTCCAAGGGTAGAGTCTATGCAATAGCCACTGCGCGCGGAAAATCTTATTCCGGTACGGGCCAGCACATGCTGATCAACAAGGCCTGGCTCGACAAGCTGGGTCTGCAGGTGCCGACCACGTGGGACGAGCTGGAGAACGTGCTTATGGCGTTCAAGACCCAGGACCCGAACGGCAACGGACAGGCCGACGAGATCCCGATGAACATACAGAAGCTCGGAAGCGGTTTCTCCTGGTATAGCCCGATGCTGCTGCTCAATTCCACCGGCATCCCGACCGGCTTCAATAAAGGCGTATCCACTTCTGGTTATTATGTCAAGAACGGCGTGGTCAAGAGCTTCCTGACCTCCGACGAATACAAGGAGGTCGTCAAGTACTACCACAAGCTCATCTCCGAGGGGCTGATTCCAGCGGACTGGGCCACCAAGGACGATGACGCCTACAACGCGAACCAGATTAGTGACGGCCAGATCGCGAAGACCGGCGTGGTGTTCGGTTGGTCTCCGACTGACAATTTCGGCAAGCTCAAGGACCAGTACATCGCTATGCCGGCACCTTCTGCTCCGGGCGTTTCCCCGGATGAGACCGTGTGGGATGGTTCCTCTAGCGAATTGGCTCCTGCTGGGCTGACCATTTCCGCGCATGCCGCGAACAAGGACGCTGCGCTGAAGCTGGCCAACCTGCTCTACTCCGAGAAGTACTCCGTGCAGCAGTTCCTCGGATCGTTTGGTCAGACTTTGACTAAGACCGGTGAGCATAAGTATACTGTGGACAGCGCCAAGTTAGACAAGCTGACTAAGGATAATCTTTACCCTGGTTTGTCGGAATTGCTGGTGGGTTGGATTCCCAATGAAGTCATCATTAAGGGTGATACCCACGCCGATGAACTGATTGAGGTGAACAAGGTGTACGAGGAGCAGCGCAGCCACTTCGATCCCGTCAAGGACTATATTCCCGACTACGTCAATATGGATAATATGGATCCTTCCGATTCCGCGAAGTTGAGTACAAGCAATGCGGAGATTAACAACACCGTTATGCAGAAGACTGCTGCTTGGATGTCCAAGGGCGGCATCGACGAGGAATGGGATGCCTACTGCAAGCAGCTCGACAGCATTGGCCTTCAGGATAACATCAAGATCTGGCAGAAGTGGTACGACACCTACACGAAGTGA
- a CDS encoding beta-N-acetylhexosaminidase: MVQEPTLEWHVIPEPTNVEPLVGTCSLPLSGTVVEQRGADDAEAVFARQLVDDIKRVCGGRWQVASGEVQREVTLRTSPSLDDWSYVLEVSPDGVVITGSGFEGVRDGVQTLRQIIRQIGLTIPCMVIRDRPAFSTRGYYLDVTRGRVPSMAWLKSWVDRLCFYKYNQFQLYIEHTFQFNGLSEVWRGADPLTSSDILELDSYCAARGIELVPSVSTFGHHYTALRTRQLRDLGEFPEDADRPFSLIERMTHHTLNITDERSYEFSTSLIDELMPLFRSRKFNICADETFDLGKGRSKQESAKRGVGAMYADFVERLCRHVDDRGHDVMVWADVALEHPEIIDTLPKNITWLNWQYEPNVDDGTTAALADAGATQMVCPAVWCWNALIPRIDDAWNNITRMARHGRAHDVSGMLVTDWGDFGHVNDPRMSVPGMIFGAQQSWNPDAELSEVDMLSRISTIEYGDHTGSVVGALRGASAKGGFSWSDLVTYLELDDGRGGCNTEIVRVMGCLEAYRNDLPQSGQARLADARVSMLRTLRDSILAGRELNGKLDDAAKDITQLLRVAGDPSSAAVWSLAIDGQRLLNRVGLALLAAHGVVRQDEAGIDAAKLADELECWTEQYSRLWHEVSRQSELARIQHVVWRAADVLRSI, encoded by the coding sequence ATGGTGCAGGAACCAACATTGGAATGGCATGTCATACCGGAGCCGACGAATGTCGAGCCGCTGGTGGGAACATGCTCGTTGCCGTTGTCGGGAACGGTTGTGGAGCAACGAGGTGCGGATGATGCGGAGGCCGTGTTTGCGCGTCAGCTTGTCGACGACATTAAGCGCGTGTGCGGAGGCCGCTGGCAGGTGGCCTCCGGAGAGGTTCAGCGGGAGGTGACTTTGCGGACCAGTCCTTCGCTCGATGACTGGTCGTACGTGCTTGAGGTCTCGCCGGACGGCGTTGTGATCACTGGTTCGGGGTTCGAAGGCGTTCGCGATGGCGTGCAGACATTGCGTCAGATTATTCGCCAGATTGGTTTGACGATACCGTGCATGGTCATCAGGGATCGGCCGGCGTTCTCGACCCGCGGTTACTATCTGGACGTGACTCGTGGCCGTGTGCCCTCTATGGCTTGGCTGAAATCGTGGGTGGATCGCCTGTGCTTCTACAAGTACAACCAATTCCAGTTGTACATCGAGCATACGTTCCAGTTCAATGGTCTTAGCGAAGTGTGGCGTGGCGCCGATCCGTTGACTTCGTCCGACATTCTCGAGCTTGATTCCTATTGCGCGGCGCGTGGCATAGAGCTCGTGCCCTCCGTGTCGACGTTCGGACATCATTACACCGCGCTGCGGACGCGGCAACTACGTGATCTGGGAGAGTTTCCGGAGGACGCGGATCGTCCTTTCAGCCTGATCGAGCGAATGACGCACCATACGCTCAACATCACCGATGAGCGGTCCTATGAGTTTTCGACATCATTGATCGATGAGCTGATGCCGTTGTTCCGTTCGCGGAAGTTCAATATCTGCGCCGATGAGACGTTTGATCTCGGCAAGGGGAGGTCGAAGCAGGAATCGGCGAAACGTGGCGTTGGCGCGATGTATGCCGATTTCGTCGAGCGACTGTGCCGCCATGTTGATGATCGTGGGCATGATGTCATGGTGTGGGCCGATGTCGCGCTCGAGCACCCTGAGATCATCGATACGCTTCCCAAGAACATCACCTGGCTGAATTGGCAGTATGAGCCCAACGTGGATGATGGCACAACGGCAGCTCTCGCCGATGCCGGCGCGACGCAGATGGTGTGCCCGGCGGTGTGGTGCTGGAATGCGCTGATTCCGCGGATCGACGATGCGTGGAATAACATCACCAGGATGGCGCGCCATGGCCGCGCCCATGATGTTTCGGGGATGCTGGTCACTGATTGGGGGGATTTCGGACACGTCAACGATCCCCGCATGTCGGTTCCGGGCATGATCTTCGGTGCGCAGCAATCCTGGAATCCGGATGCCGAGCTCAGCGAAGTCGATATGCTGTCGCGCATATCCACCATCGAATACGGCGACCATACTGGTAGCGTGGTCGGTGCGCTCAGGGGCGCTTCTGCCAAAGGCGGATTCTCGTGGAGCGATCTCGTCACCTATCTGGAACTGGACGACGGCCGTGGCGGATGCAATACGGAGATCGTGCGGGTCATGGGCTGTCTGGAAGCGTATCGGAATGATTTGCCGCAGTCCGGTCAGGCAAGGTTGGCGGATGCTCGCGTTTCGATGCTGCGGACGTTGCGTGACTCCATTCTCGCGGGCCGGGAATTGAACGGCAAGCTTGACGATGCAGCCAAGGATATCACCCAGCTGCTCCGCGTGGCCGGTGATCCCTCCTCCGCTGCGGTCTGGTCGTTGGCCATCGACGGTCAGCGTCTGCTGAACCGTGTCGGGTTGGCGTTGTTGGCCGCGCATGGCGTGGTGCGGCAGGATGAGGCCGGAATCGATGCGGCGAAGCTGGCCGATGAACTGGAATGCTGGACCGAACAGTATTCGAGGCTCTGGCATGAGGTCAGTCGGCAGTCGGAACTGGCCCGCATCCAACACGTGGTATGGCGCGCGGCGGACGTGCTGCGTTCCATTTAG
- a CDS encoding HAD family hydrolase, which produces MNGDSAFAVAFDFDGTVCLGDGPVKAYAEAVCAHLDRDDAATLNDELERFLACPADMPKYSDAYDVVQAHAAGRLTVEQSQDAYMRSRRMLAEGTFDVRPPEGLESLLERLGELGCRRVLVTNSPMIGLRETLDRLGVLEGFDGIIAGAAKPGGWPKVIERLSAVRRRTGELSMMSIGDYWTNDIAPVRAAGGLTAFIHEPDPSLPATITAPTLRQMVDDIVDVCAAATADAGGAEAAFRD; this is translated from the coding sequence GTGAACGGTGATTCGGCATTCGCGGTGGCTTTCGATTTCGACGGCACGGTATGCCTCGGCGATGGTCCGGTCAAGGCCTACGCCGAGGCGGTGTGCGCGCATCTTGATCGTGATGATGCGGCCACGTTGAACGATGAGCTGGAGCGGTTTCTGGCATGTCCGGCGGATATGCCGAAGTATTCGGATGCCTATGACGTCGTGCAGGCTCATGCGGCAGGGCGTCTGACCGTCGAGCAGTCGCAGGATGCGTATATGCGTTCGCGTCGGATGTTGGCCGAAGGCACGTTCGACGTGCGCCCGCCCGAGGGATTGGAATCCCTCTTGGAGCGGTTGGGTGAGCTGGGTTGCCGGCGCGTGCTGGTCACGAACTCGCCGATGATCGGGCTGCGTGAGACGTTGGACCGTCTGGGCGTGCTCGAAGGATTCGATGGCATCATCGCCGGTGCCGCCAAGCCAGGCGGATGGCCGAAGGTGATCGAAAGGCTGTCGGCGGTTCGCCGACGGACGGGCGAGTTGAGCATGATGAGTATCGGCGACTACTGGACGAACGATATCGCTCCGGTGCGTGCCGCCGGTGGGCTTACCGCGTTCATCCACGAGCCTGATCCATCCTTGCCCGCGACCATCACCGCCCCGACCTTGCGGCAGATGGTCGATGACATTGTGGATGTATGCGCCGCCGCGACGGCGGATGCCGGTGGGGCCGAGGCCGCTTTCCGGGACTGA